One genomic window of Salinibacter pepae includes the following:
- a CDS encoding thermonuclease family protein — protein MQRFRLLLAAIILCAAVPLSAAQAQVQSGQTFTARVTEVKDGDTYDVRRSADGEVTIRLHGVDAPESSQSYGTAATRAARRYVGGKDVRVDVEEIGRYGRAVASIEIQGGDLGAMLIGDGLAWHYDEYAPNESEYRRLERQARNAKRGLWSQGNPVPPWEWRDRTSGPGETSVEDRDCSDFDTQPEAQRFFERHQPGDPHNLDGDGDGQACESLPGGRNM, from the coding sequence ATGCAGCGCTTTCGACTCCTTCTAGCCGCCATCATCCTCTGCGCAGCCGTTCCGCTCTCTGCGGCCCAAGCTCAGGTACAGTCGGGCCAGACGTTCACGGCCCGCGTCACAGAGGTCAAAGACGGCGACACCTACGACGTCCGCCGCTCCGCTGATGGGGAGGTCACCATCCGCCTCCATGGCGTTGACGCTCCGGAGTCCTCGCAGTCCTATGGGACAGCTGCTACAAGGGCCGCACGGCGATACGTCGGCGGGAAGGACGTTCGGGTTGACGTCGAAGAGATCGGCCGTTACGGCCGCGCTGTAGCCTCCATAGAGATTCAGGGAGGTGACCTTGGGGCCATGCTCATCGGAGACGGACTGGCGTGGCACTACGACGAGTACGCGCCAAACGAAAGCGAGTACAGGAGGCTGGAGCGCCAGGCCCGCAACGCGAAGCGTGGCCTGTGGTCACAGGGCAATCCGGTCCCACCGTGGGAGTGGCGGGACCGCACGTCAGGGCCGGGCGAGACATCGGTAGAGGACCGCGACTGCTCGGACTTCGACACCCAGCCGGAAGCCCAGCGGTTTTTTGAACGGCACCAGCCGGGCGACCCACACAATTTGGACGGAGATGGAGACGGCCAGGCTTGCGAGAGCTTACCTGGCGGGAGAAACATGTGA
- a CDS encoding DUF4268 domain-containing protein: METPELGNIAKVDPREVWPDEAQDFTPWLAEEENLSRLASTIGLDLELEGTEKNVGPFSADILCRDTVDDQMVLIENQLNLTDHGHLGQLLTYAAGLDAVTIIWIARQVRNPHRAALDWLNSVTEEEISFFGIEIELWQIGSSPVAPKFNLASKPNDWSKTVSRASGRDGELTETKKLQLDYWTALSERLEEQGSQVQPRTPRPQHWTNYAVGRSGCQLTARVNTRDQRVAVQLALKDQEEAEPLFHLLRQEKDAIEGEIGVELSWLPKPDKKVCVVQHEWEADPMDRDEWPEQHSRMRELLGAFHRAFSTRLRELDASEWSPQASERARIEES, encoded by the coding sequence ATGGAAACGCCCGAGTTGGGAAACATCGCGAAGGTCGACCCACGCGAGGTATGGCCGGATGAGGCCCAAGACTTCACCCCGTGGCTGGCGGAAGAAGAGAACTTGAGCCGCCTTGCTAGCACGATCGGCCTCGATCTTGAGCTCGAAGGCACCGAAAAGAACGTCGGCCCGTTCAGCGCGGACATCCTATGCAGGGACACGGTCGACGACCAGATGGTGCTGATCGAAAATCAGCTCAACCTGACAGACCATGGTCACCTGGGCCAGCTCTTGACGTACGCCGCGGGCCTGGACGCCGTGACGATCATCTGGATTGCCCGGCAGGTCCGCAATCCTCACCGCGCCGCGCTTGACTGGCTCAATAGCGTCACCGAAGAGGAGATCAGCTTCTTCGGAATCGAGATCGAGCTCTGGCAGATCGGCAGCTCTCCGGTGGCTCCGAAGTTTAACCTTGCGTCGAAGCCCAACGACTGGTCGAAAACCGTCTCGCGCGCTTCGGGCCGGGACGGGGAGCTTACAGAGACAAAGAAGCTTCAACTCGACTACTGGACGGCCCTCTCCGAACGCCTTGAGGAGCAGGGAAGCCAGGTCCAACCGCGCACGCCCAGGCCACAGCACTGGACAAATTATGCCGTCGGCCGCTCGGGATGCCAACTCACGGCACGGGTCAACACTCGGGACCAGCGCGTGGCCGTTCAGCTAGCGCTGAAAGACCAGGAGGAAGCCGAGCCGCTTTTCCACCTGCTGAGGCAAGAGAAGGATGCTATCGAAGGGGAGATCGGCGTTGAGCTGAGCTGGCTCCCAAAGCCGGATAAGAAGGTGTGCGTTGTCCAGCACGAGTGGGAGGCCGACCCGATGGATCGGGACGAGTGGCCCGAGCAACACAGCCGGATGAGAGAGCTCCTCGGCGCCTTCCACCGGGCCTTCTCAACGCGGCTTCGGGAGCTGGACGCAAGCGAATGGAGTCCTCAAGCTTCAGAGAGGGCGAGGATTGAGGAAAGCTAA
- a CDS encoding type I restriction endonuclease subunit R, producing the protein MPTGTSEKNFESIIEETLTAESGAQAAEASVEHEAQSFAPGGYERRSSGDYDARRCLLPDDLIEFIAATQPREWADLRDQFGEDAREELLGRVSSRIEEEGTLSVLRDEVKLYGCRFKLVYFKPTTSRNPDLQEKYRANVFSAVRQLYYSQDTRESLDLALFLNGLPLFTAELKEPLKDQNYRDAIHQYRSDRDPSEPLFAFKRCLAHFAVGSDEAYMTTRLEGDDTSFLPFNKGYDGGKGNPPKARGYRTAYLWEQVWAPDSVLNLLEHFIAEIEELDEDGNPTGEETLIFPRYHQMRSVRRLVEDAREDGPGQRYLVQHSAGSGKSISIAVLAHQLAFLHDEADRSVFDTVIVVTDRRVLDKQIAQIILQFEQERGVVADIEEGAAGLEEALRSGKQIVVVTLQTFPHVADAIRERGGENFAVIIDEAHSSQTGEYRKHLNDTLSASSLKDAEEEDDVDVDTEDRIREEVRKRGRQPNVSNFAFTATPKPKTLELFGEEQPGGSHEPFDLYTMRQAIEEGFILDVLENYTTYDDYFRLHKQIEEDPEYDASKATRLLESYVSAHEHTIAQKVEIMAEHFEQNVSGRIGGKAKAMIATRSRLHAVRFKQALDRYLDEQNYPYEALVAFSGTVEDRGIEHTERSMNGGIPTSQTARKFRQEGYRFLVVANKFQTGFDEPLLHTMYVDKKLGGVNAVQTLSRLNRTHPGKEETMVLDFENDREKIEEAFEPYYEKTTLSEGTDPSLLYDLENQIRSYGIVKDADLGAFAEIWHDPGSTQSEIHSRLDTCVERYKDASEEEQTEFRRQVGKFVRLYSFLAQVVSFEDVELEKLYTLARPLLSKLLALLEPSDVPSELTQYVDLESIRIQKTSEEGIDLERGSEPLPPQKETAGTSGPGEPEPEPLSKIIELLNERFDNYDFDEDDRVFIERLKENVRDRDAIKKSIEVNSANDARLTFDEVAETELQGMIDKNFRLYKKITDDEAFGEMLFDLLFDRVREEVEVEKE; encoded by the coding sequence ATGCCAACTGGCACCTCCGAAAAGAACTTCGAGTCCATCATCGAAGAGACGCTCACCGCCGAGTCAGGGGCTCAGGCCGCCGAGGCATCGGTCGAGCACGAGGCGCAGTCGTTCGCCCCGGGCGGGTACGAGCGCCGCTCCAGCGGCGACTATGACGCCCGGCGATGCCTATTGCCAGATGACCTGATCGAGTTTATCGCCGCCACCCAGCCCAGGGAGTGGGCTGACCTGCGGGACCAGTTTGGCGAAGACGCCCGGGAAGAGCTCTTAGGTCGCGTCTCGTCTCGAATTGAGGAAGAGGGCACGCTTTCGGTCCTCCGAGATGAGGTGAAGCTCTACGGGTGCCGGTTCAAACTCGTCTACTTCAAGCCCACCACGAGCCGCAACCCGGACCTCCAAGAGAAGTACCGGGCCAACGTCTTCAGCGCCGTCCGCCAGCTCTACTACAGCCAAGACACGAGGGAGTCCCTCGACCTTGCGCTTTTCCTCAACGGCCTTCCTCTCTTTACCGCCGAGCTCAAAGAGCCGCTCAAGGACCAAAACTACCGCGACGCGATCCACCAGTACCGGTCGGACCGCGACCCGTCGGAGCCGCTCTTCGCGTTTAAGCGGTGCCTGGCCCACTTTGCCGTCGGGAGCGATGAGGCCTACATGACCACCCGGCTAGAAGGAGACGACACGAGCTTTCTTCCCTTTAACAAGGGCTACGATGGCGGCAAGGGCAACCCGCCGAAGGCGAGGGGATACCGCACTGCTTACCTCTGGGAGCAGGTGTGGGCGCCGGACAGCGTCCTCAACCTGTTGGAGCACTTCATCGCCGAGATCGAGGAGCTCGACGAGGACGGAAATCCGACCGGTGAGGAGACCCTGATCTTCCCGCGCTACCACCAGATGCGGTCGGTTCGACGCCTGGTGGAAGATGCGCGGGAGGACGGCCCAGGCCAGCGTTACCTCGTCCAGCATTCGGCGGGGAGCGGGAAAAGCATCTCTATCGCCGTCCTTGCCCACCAGCTTGCCTTCCTCCACGACGAGGCGGACCGGTCGGTCTTCGATACGGTGATTGTCGTCACCGACCGGCGCGTGCTGGACAAGCAAATCGCGCAGATCATCCTCCAATTCGAGCAGGAGCGGGGCGTGGTGGCCGACATCGAAGAGGGCGCCGCCGGGCTGGAGGAGGCCCTGAGAAGCGGAAAGCAGATCGTTGTCGTCACGCTCCAGACCTTTCCTCACGTCGCTGATGCGATTCGGGAGCGGGGCGGGGAGAACTTCGCGGTCATCATCGACGAGGCCCACAGCTCCCAGACCGGCGAGTACCGAAAGCACCTGAACGACACGCTTTCTGCCTCCAGCTTAAAAGACGCCGAGGAGGAAGACGACGTGGACGTTGACACCGAAGACCGGATCCGAGAGGAGGTGCGCAAGCGAGGCCGCCAGCCGAACGTGAGCAACTTCGCGTTTACCGCCACCCCGAAGCCAAAAACCTTAGAGCTTTTCGGCGAGGAGCAGCCCGGCGGTTCCCACGAGCCGTTTGACCTGTACACGATGCGGCAGGCGATCGAGGAGGGTTTCATTCTCGACGTGCTCGAAAACTACACCACGTACGACGACTACTTCCGTCTCCACAAGCAGATCGAGGAGGACCCGGAGTACGACGCCTCGAAGGCGACCCGCCTGCTTGAGTCCTACGTGAGCGCCCACGAGCACACCATCGCGCAGAAGGTGGAGATCATGGCCGAGCACTTCGAGCAAAACGTCTCGGGCCGGATCGGCGGGAAGGCCAAGGCCATGATTGCCACTCGTTCTCGGCTCCACGCCGTGCGGTTTAAGCAGGCCCTCGACCGATACCTAGATGAGCAGAACTACCCATATGAAGCGCTCGTCGCTTTCTCCGGGACCGTTGAGGACCGGGGCATTGAGCATACCGAGCGCTCCATGAACGGAGGCATCCCGACCAGCCAAACGGCCCGCAAATTTCGGCAGGAGGGATACCGGTTCCTCGTCGTCGCCAACAAGTTTCAGACCGGCTTCGACGAGCCGCTTCTCCACACGATGTACGTGGATAAGAAGCTCGGCGGCGTAAACGCGGTGCAGACGCTCTCCCGCCTCAACCGGACCCATCCGGGGAAGGAGGAAACGATGGTTTTAGACTTCGAAAACGACAGGGAGAAGATCGAGGAGGCCTTCGAGCCCTACTACGAGAAGACGACCCTAAGTGAAGGCACCGACCCGAGCCTGCTCTACGACCTGGAAAACCAGATCCGCTCCTACGGGATCGTCAAGGACGCGGACTTGGGCGCGTTTGCAGAGATCTGGCACGACCCGGGCAGCACCCAATCTGAGATTCACAGCCGGCTTGACACGTGCGTCGAGCGCTACAAAGACGCCTCCGAGGAGGAGCAGACGGAGTTTCGCCGGCAGGTGGGCAAGTTTGTTCGCCTCTACTCGTTTCTCGCGCAGGTAGTCTCCTTCGAGGACGTGGAGCTGGAGAAGCTCTACACGCTGGCCCGGCCTCTCTTGTCGAAGCTCTTGGCCCTGCTTGAACCCAGCGACGTGCCCAGCGAGCTGACACAGTACGTCGACCTGGAGTCGATCCGAATCCAGAAAACCAGCGAGGAGGGCATCGACTTGGAGCGCGGCTCCGAGCCACTGCCGCCTCAAAAGGAGACGGCAGGAACCTCCGGCCCGGGCGAGCCGGAGCCAGAGCCGCTCTCAAAAATCATCGAGCTGCTCAACGAGCGGTTCGACAACTACGATTTCGACGAAGACGACCGGGTCTTCATCGAGCGCCTGAAGGAAAACGTCCGGGACCGCGACGCGATCAAAAAGAGCATCGAGGTCAACAGCGCCAACGATGCCCGCCTCACGTTCGACGAGGTCGCGGAGACTGAGCTCCAAGGGATGATCGACAAGAACTTCCGCCTCTACAAGAAGATCACCGACGATGAGGCCTTCGGGGAGATGCTGTTTGACCTTCTCTTCGACCGGGTCCGAGAGGAGGTCGAGGTGGAAAAAGAATAG
- a CDS encoding restriction endonuclease subunit S, producing the protein MTEPGDTLDLTSARPQYDEYEDPEVEWLDEAPAHWETARFRFLLETSPSKTEVRDLPDTTEVSFVPMESVKENGGLDLGETKEIEEVIDGYTYFRDGDVLVAKITPCFENRKGALASDLTNGIGFGTTELHVLRPGPDLDERFLYYVTMSHPFRKIGESTMYGAGGQKRVSNDFVENLRWPVPSPPEQDAIATFLDRETGRIDALIEKKEELIDLLEEKRTALISRVVTKGLDSDVEMQDSGVEWLGEIPAQWKTVRLKHLATAPEDGIQMGPYGSMLKGLESRDTGYKVYGQENIISGEFKAGHRWLSEERFHEMADRYELQPEDLVLTRKGSIGNSRIVPKGIQSGIIDSDTIRLRLRWEKIDRHFLQWLLHEAWYMQTKIALVQRGAVLSGLNTNTIENLIVALPPTDEQEQLVKYLNSEAGRLDEQISTMEEGIDRLKEYRTALISAAVTGKIDVREEVAVAPAE; encoded by the coding sequence GTGACCGAACCTGGAGATACGCTGGACCTGACCAGTGCTCGCCCGCAGTACGACGAGTACGAAGATCCAGAAGTAGAATGGCTTGATGAGGCACCAGCTCACTGGGAAACAGCCCGTTTCCGATTTCTACTGGAGACCTCACCGTCCAAAACTGAGGTCCGTGACCTCCCAGACACCACAGAGGTGTCCTTCGTCCCTATGGAGTCCGTCAAAGAAAATGGCGGACTCGATCTCGGTGAGACGAAAGAGATTGAGGAGGTGATAGACGGATACACATATTTTCGCGATGGAGATGTGCTGGTGGCGAAGATCACACCCTGCTTTGAAAACCGGAAGGGTGCACTTGCTTCCGATCTCACGAACGGGATCGGATTTGGCACCACAGAACTCCACGTCTTGCGTCCGGGGCCGGATCTGGACGAAAGATTCTTGTACTACGTGACGATGTCACACCCCTTTAGGAAGATCGGTGAGTCTACCATGTATGGGGCTGGTGGCCAAAAGCGTGTCTCCAACGATTTTGTCGAGAACCTCCGGTGGCCTGTTCCATCCCCACCCGAACAGGACGCCATCGCCACGTTCCTCGACCGCGAGACGGGGCGCATCGACGCGCTCATCGAGAAGAAGGAAGAGCTCATCGACCTGCTGGAGGAGAAGCGCACGGCCCTCATCAGCCGCGTCGTCACGAAGGGACTCGACAGTGACGTGGAGATGCAGGACAGCGGCGTGGAGTGGCTGGGAGAGATTCCGGCGCAATGGAAAACTGTTCGTTTAAAGCACTTGGCGACTGCGCCGGAGGACGGTATCCAAATGGGTCCCTACGGATCTATGCTCAAAGGACTCGAATCTCGGGACACCGGATATAAGGTTTATGGACAAGAAAATATAATATCTGGCGAATTTAAAGCAGGTCATAGGTGGTTGTCTGAAGAACGATTCCACGAAATGGCTGATCGATATGAGCTTCAACCAGAGGACTTAGTTCTTACTCGCAAAGGCAGTATTGGAAATAGCCGGATCGTCCCAAAGGGGATTCAAAGTGGCATCATAGACTCTGACACTATCAGGCTTCGGCTCAGATGGGAGAAGATTGACCGTCACTTCCTGCAGTGGTTGCTCCACGAGGCATGGTACATGCAAACGAAAATCGCTTTGGTGCAGAGAGGTGCTGTACTCAGCGGTTTGAATACGAACACCATCGAGAATCTAATAGTGGCCCTTCCACCAACGGATGAGCAGGAACAGTTGGTGAAATACCTTAATAGCGAGGCTGGAAGGCTGGATGAGCAAATCTCAACCATGGAGGAAGGAATTGACCGATTGAAGGAATACCGCACCGCACTCATCTCGGCGGCAGTGACCGGCAAGATTGATGTTCGTGAAGAGGTTGCCGTGGCGCCGGCCGAATAG